A region of the Mytilus trossulus isolate FHL-02 chromosome 11, PNRI_Mtr1.1.1.hap1, whole genome shotgun sequence genome:
CTAATAACTTAAGATGTATTGTATTCTCTTGAACCAAAAAGTACTATCGGACACTTTATTTATCGTACATGTACCtgtaattttctgaaaatgtctgATTTAAAATGTCTATAACAGGACTGATTGTGTGTGGGTCGTAGCCTGGTTGGTCATGTGGCACTGCTGTCTCGTTGTTGTTACAGTGCAAAAACTGCAAGATAGCCTGGAATCTATTTCTAGACATTACTTGGGCAAAATTTGGTGTTTCCATAGACCATGATCTAGGATTGTTCTCCCAATATGACTCATATGTAGGTTTCTTAACAACACCCATGGAAAGAACTAGTCCAACAAATGCCAGAATTTCCTGGCGTGTCACAGGAGTCCAGTTCTTCAATCGTGCATACTCTGGCACTACTCTTGGGGGTCGACTTTTTTCATCAATGCACTGGGTGGCATATCGATTTGTTTCGGCAACTAACAGGTCGATAACACTTCTCCCCGGCATGTCTATAAATTTCATATAGTAATCCAAAATTGTTGAATTTGGCAGAAAATTTACCGGTccagtttgttcatgaaaatttgGTTCCGGCAATGAAAAAGTCCCTGGATCTAATACAGGGAACCACGGTCCCCTATTCATGGGAATTCCTtcatccagttcttcatctctCTCTGATTCTGAGTCTGAAATATGTATGTCCGATTCATATTCGGATCCCGAATCGCCGTCGTCCATCATTAACTTTACGCCCAGAAAAATGACGTCATAGTTGACCATGACGTCatcagaagatttttttttttacttgaaacATGTTacgttatttttctttaaaactatATAGGTTTAGAGCATCAAACTGCTGctgttgatatatattttttatgttacttaatttgaataaaaaacgacaaaaatatttttatacacaagaaacatcATATTGAACTCAGAGCTCAGACTCAGAGCTATTTTTCAGTGTCATAAAGCCAAAATACACGTCAAAGGAGTAAACGGAGGGAAAAGGGTCTATTCTGATTAACATTCCaaacttttatttatagaaaaatataaatacactaGTGTCACGTGACTTCAAACTGAAAGTAACgacattttccaaaaaagtcAAAAGTGCAGGTTGAAGATGAAATCGGATCGCGCTGATTTTGGGCTCCCTGTAATCGGCATAACTTGTTTTACTTGAAAAGTGCTGCTACTAGTTTTTTATTagatgttttgtaaataaaaaacaataaaacatggagaatttTATCGATTTATTGACTTTTTGGCACTTCGGGTTGTGAAATTTCTGTTACACGAAAGCTTTATAACTAGTAGCagcactttttgaaaaatatggaatatagCCTTTCTACCAGTACCAGAATTTAGTGGGTTGGTATAGCTCTTGTACCTgcacttttcaatttatttaacgTGTAGTAACCTgttacctgttacctattctgtACTTTCCACCTTTATCAGATGAACCACTTCAGTCGGAATATCCTCTTGAAGTGTAGAATCCCTTATATTCACTATTGGATTAAAACATCTTCTTTATACACTTATATACACCGCCACCAcacttatttaaaagtattcaaaCTGTATATACagtcatattttaaaatctaaaacttgATAGATTCATCCATTGTTATTTTGTCCTTTATCTCACTCGAGTCTCTCTCCTCATCgatagaatatatatacatcacatctaTCCACCAATCACATAGACTGTGAAACTTGCTCAGCTCAGCAAATGTCTAATTCACAATCCTTATACTTAAACATACTCATCAAATGCAAACTGTAAGTCCTAACCCTTACACTTACACATAGTATAAACCCCTAATCAGAGAGCCTTATTACAGAATAAGATTATTCATAGACTTAAGGTTATGAACCATTACATTGTTATTTGTACTTAAGACTTAGCgccaaataaacatttaaaatctaaaaataatatgtaaagtTATTACTGATCATATAAGCGTTAAAAAGACCACTTAACTTTAACAATCAGTTTAAATCTTGACTTATCATATTCATCTATACCAcactcaaaaaataaatttcactaTATATGTCTCTTTAACTTGGAAAACTATATGAACAGTCTTTATAGTAACAAACTAGTTCTCTTCTGATGTAGACCAAAACATAAGCTGCTTGACAGGCGCTCAATAGTTGtccataattgttttaaaaactggAATTTTGTACAGTCCACTATTAATTGTAATAGATTATCTTCAAAGTTAAATAAGTCATCCACAAGAAGAGCATTTATCTTATCATTTAGTAGATTTCTTAGTGGCATAATGAATTTCCTTCTCACTCCTTCCAAAGAGTTACATTTTATAAGAAAGTGCATTAAGTCTTCAGATTGTTTAAAACACAGAGGGCATAAAGAACTTGTTCTATTTCCATTAAATTTTGCTCGATCAGCTTGAAGAGTGTAAGTCCCACTTATTATTTTGGCTTTGACACATGCTCTTTTAACGGATAAAAGTTCTGAACCACAACTCTCCCAGATATTATGAACTACACCAACTTTAAAGTTatcaacatttaacattttcataGATACTTTTGTCCTAGCTTCaagaattaaaatgtttttccaATAGTCATTCACTGCGTTATAAACCAAATTTTTCCAAATATGCTTTTCTGGGACTAAGTCCATTACCTCTATAGGGGATGGTAATTCATACATTTctgttaattttataatttgaataaaccAGCTTTCAGAGTCTCTTGTTTTCAAAGCAAGCTGTCTTTGAGCGATACTGCGTTCAACTGACCCGTGATTATCTGCAATGTTACGAAATAGGGAAAgcatttttttgtgaatttcagATTCTATAGGAAGCTGACCAGTCAAGACTAAAACAGCAGAATTCGCAGTGCGTGACGGCAGATGCTGGATTTGTTTCAACAATTGTATATAGTAAACAGATAGTTTTGCTATATCAGTTTTTGTTAATCGAATAATATCCAGGCCGTACAGTAGCCTCGGAGTGACAAAGCACTTTATCATATGAACTGAGACCTTCGGATTTATCCCATTCAGGCCATAGAGACCAGCGCCCATCAATGCATACACTGTTTTACGAGCAGTTTGTATTCTATCTGGTACAACTTCTTTAACTCCAAATTTAGAATTTATGTCCCTTTTTATTCCTAAGTGGGTAGCATTAATTGGTGTATTTAACTTTTGGTCGTTCATATACCAGGAATGTTCTGACTTGTCTCCTATTTTCAATACACAAGATTTCTGTTCACTAATCGTATATCTAAATTTATTTGCATGGTCCATTTGAATATTAATCATAGTTTGTAGATCATATGGATCATTAGCTATCAATGTAACATCGTCTGCTACAGTTGGAGCACCACAGTATATTGAACCTATGTACGATCCAATTTTGTTTTCCTCATAGATTTTCAGTAAAGAGTTGATAAAAACTTTATACGCAGTTGGAGACCAAACCCCTCCTTGACGGACGccttgtttttctttaaaccCACGTGAATAATTTCCTTCCCATTTTACTTTTGTAGTTAAGTCTTCATACCAAGCCCTAAATAATAACCAATTATCTCCAGATATGTTCATTTTATGCATTTCTCTAAAAAGGCCAGCATGCCATACTATATCAAACGCTTTTTTAGCATCAGTTAATCCAATATATATGGGTAAACGTTTTTCTTTAGCTTCTATTCTTAGTTCAGTTACAACCAGCCCCGCTACAGTAGGGGATTCCCCTTCAGTGAACCCTTTTTGTAATCTACTTTGCTGATTTTTAATGGAGCttttgttacgggataaatgtAGCTTTTCTATAGTTTTTCCAATAGCACTAGTTATAGTTATACGTCTATATGAATTTGGATCTTCTTTTGGTTTTCCTCCATTTTTAAACAGAGGGCATCCTATcccaatttttaaattatttgggacagcaacagttttaaaaattaagtttATCAATTTAGTTAGTATATTTATAACTGTCTGTCCTCCATATTTCAAGTGTTCTATGGTGAATTTATCAACATCTGGagcttttccatttttaaaagataaaatacatttattcaatTCGTACTCAGTCACTTCCTGAATCGGTTCTCTTGTACTTAAGAAGATATCAGTTAATATTTCAATGTCATTattaaccaaattaaaaaatttactaTCGTATCT
Encoded here:
- the LOC134689679 gene encoding uncharacterized protein LOC134689679 — encoded protein: MLSGPTERRRGHAGVAICVNKTLQNLVELLPDGCNRVIAIRLNIKQPLVLICVYMPTRGGNITIEDFKSVLDELSEIIEKYLPTSDIIIGGDMNDSLHRNERKILRDIVFDEFLKSNGLSIPSTCKKQSTFFHFNNRDESQIDYFVETSAMVKKYLSFNREFQNLSTHDPIMISINCCIDRMDISTSDPRPLRIKWDKIDKQKYENLLQERLTEFNDVAVVETSENIENILTKFSDIIVTTAESLCPKRKKLFKRKRDWTPEMTEIVKEGKFHYWKWKNEGNKDNKSSINYIRMKVQKKKLRSAQRRLAAEKRENTYTKIMELNENNDKQFFALVNKQRNSRPSTTSILKVNNRLYNNSASILGAWAEYFEDLASPSVQDRYDSKFFNLVNNDIEILTDIFLSTREPIQEVTEYELNKCILSFKNGKAPDVDKFTIEHLKYGGQTVINILTKLINLIFKTVAVPNNLKIGIGCPLFKNGGKPKEDPNSYRRITITSAIGKTIEKLHLSRNKSSIKNQQSRLQKGFTEGESPTVAGLVVTELRIEAKEKRLPIYIGLTDAKKAFDIVWHAGLFREMHKMNISGDNWLLFRAWYEDLTTKVKWEGNYSRGFKEKQGVRQGGVWSPTAYKVFINSLLKIYEENKIGSYIGSIYCGAPTVADDVTLIANDPYDLQTMINIQMDHANKFRYTISEQKSCVLKIGDKSEHSWYMNDQKLNTPINATHLGIKRDINSKFGVKEVVPDRIQTARKTVYALMGAGLYGLNGINPKVSVHMIKCFVTPRLLYGLDIIRLTKTDIAKLSVYYIQLLKQIQHLPSRTANSAVLVLTGQLPIESEIHKKMLSLFRNIADNHGSVERSIAQRQLALKTRDSESWFIQIIKLTEMYELPSPIEVMDLVPEKHIWKNLVYNAVNDYWKNILILEARTKVSMKMLNVDNFKVGVVHNIWESCGSELLSVKRACVKAKIISGTYTLQADRAKFNGNRTSSLCPLCFKQSEDLMHFLIKCNSLEGVRRKFIMPLRNLLNDKINALLVDDLFNFEDNLLQLIVDCTKFQFLKQLWTTIERLSSSLCFGLHQKRTSLLL